ACAAAGAAGAGGAAGAGCAACACCAGGAAAACAGTATCCACCGCCGCAGCAGGAAGCAGAAAAGAAAGACCGAATCTCTAGACATAAGCAACGAACCGGCCACGCGACATAAAAGTTGTGGCATGTTaccaacatgatttaaatgattaaCAATATATAAACGGAAGACCGATGAATAAGCCTTTGCTTTATGAAAAAGGGGCTGGAATTCCAAGAGTAATATCTATAGCTCATCCCCAACAAATCAGCAAAAAATGTTCAGGCAGGAAATGCGAAGGACACACAAATGAAAACACGGCTCATAACATTGACCATACCACATGGGGTTCATACCTGTGACAAAAACATAGAGCTTTTTATATCGACAAAACAAATAGCTTTTCACACACTTTGACAAAACAGAGATATTCACTTCCACAGAATCAAATATCACCATGGTGATTTTTGAATCAAATTTTAAGGAGCTCACCAACATATCCTCAGCAGGCATGAATCCTTCTGCTGGCTCAGCAACATGCTCTTGAgatgtaggcgtcctgagtgctAACTCACCCGTGAAAGGAACCATGTGTGAAGTTTCAGGATCAATATGAGCGACCGCCTCTACATAAAAACAAGCGAACCGAAAACACTGAACACCTCACGTGAAACCACACATCCAAGATGGAAACTACATATACCAATAAGAAAACGCAACCAGTACCATGCTCTCGAGGAGATGCAAGAACCATGCTTCCAATGCCGGTAGCATGATCCATCGTGGAAGCACCAAATGCTATAGCAGACACATAATGGTATGATAGGGGAGCACTCGAAAAATACCCCTCCGATAGAAAGTCTGAATAAACTGACACTCCTGaatagaacaacttggaagtctaTGTTCGCCCGGCGAAAGGAAAAGTGTGAGGGAGGAACCTCAACCACATAACTCCTTCTGGCCAGCTTCACATTATCAAGAGGAATGATAACATTGCTGACCAAGAACACGTTCAAGAGCACATCAGCTGGTTTCCAATTAAGTCCTTTTTCAATATCAACAGATCAAACCATATCAACCACTCGTCGATCGCCTTAAATAGCAAGCTTGTACCTTAAACAGATGAGCCACAGATCAAAAGAAGGAAAAATCATAAACAACAAACAGAAAACCATTTAGCATGTAAACATAATACCTAGGGCTAGCATTCCGGTTGGTACAATTCTCATTCGTGCAACCGTACAGTCACCATCTTCAATAGGTTAGGTTCTAGATGCACTAGTCACATGAGAGAAACCAACAATTCTGATTGGGCGCTATATCATCTACTTAGATTTTGCACCTGAATATCTTATTCAGCAAATATCCCACATATTGTCAAAAAATATGTTTTAGTGTAGCACCATTGCTATGATAAGAAACACGAAGTTCCAATTACCATAGCTTCATGGGGAATGAGAGTACATGCCAAGATGAGACAACGCCATTTTCTACACCTATATGATTTATGTGCATATGTCCTGCGCCATATGAACCCCTGAAAAAATAAGGTGAAGAACACGAAGCACATCTTAATCTGAGATAAAATGATTCCACCCCAACCATTAACAATAGTAGCACGTTCATGTGCCTGTCAAACGACATGAGGTGAgtagtgcaggaaaggaggtaaGTGAACTACTGAAGTGCTTTGTGAGCTGAAATGTTACAGACCGACATTCCCATGTCTGGTAGAGAGAATTGTGTGTTAATTTAAGACGTTATTTGCAAATGGAAACAAGCAACCGAAATATATCTAATGCATTAATGGACGAACTTGTCATGGCAAACAAAATTCAAATCTTAAAGTAAAGATCCTGGAAGAAGAAGGTCAACCAAATAAGCATGTATAACCTGGTCCAGCTAGGCGCACGTATAAAACGGACAAGAAAATGAAAGTCAACACGAAATCAAACCCAACCAAACCTACCGACCTAGCTTCGGAAAAAACAAATGAACCGGCTAAACACGTATTTACCAAGCGGTAACCCATATCTAGGTGGACCCAGCGAGAGCGACGTGCAATACAACAAGAGAAGCTGGGAACACTGggagcttagggcatctccaaccgcgcgacccaaacggacgcgctgggccatcCATTTTGaaccgtttgggtggccgagcggacacacggacagcggcccgcgtccgtgtgtccgtttgggtcgcgcgctgcgtcCAACGCGCGAACGCATCGCATATGTaataaataaaacaaaaaatcaaaataaaaaaagaaaacataaaaacataaatttaaactagttggtcattaaacttagccctatttttggcaaattttacacaaaagaaagccctatacgggctttaaactaaaaaaaaaaagcaaaccccagccagggtttgcgagcatgcggtggccgccggcagtactacccccagtagtactcgttgtcgtcggcgtcgatgacgacgacgccccccggcggcgaagcgtgccatccgcggccacgaaaacccggcccagatttaggccgggtttgcgtcgttccggacgccgcggccatctgcttttgcggtgcgtccccgcgttgggccgcatttttgtccggctcgacccatccggacgcgcgggcgcggtttgggtcgccccgttggagatgcccttagggcatgtacaatgaggTGATGTCAGCATTCCCTTAGTGATGCCACGTCAGATTTTTGTTTAGTTAGAGGAGAGAGAATGAAGAAAAAGAACGgttgtcttcccttagctaagggatcATCTCTTAGGAAATAAGGGAAGACTATTTTCTCCATTGTATCACATATGTCATCCCTTAGTAATAAATTTCCTACCAaaatttaatttttcatattaatTGCTAAAGATGGTTGTAAGAGATAATGTGTTGTATGACTCATATCTAATGCCTTCTCTAGCTGATGTGGCGGCGTAAGGAAAGGCATGCCttctctaccattgtacatgccttagagcaagtacaataagtcctactcagctggctataaggaataaaataatatatttttgtctagttggaggagagagaagaggagagagaatgtaagtgggctcttatgcaagagtctgctctagcacgtgctcataGGTAAGTTGGAATAGAATAATATATTTTTGTCTAGTtgaaggagagagaagaggagagagaaggtaagtgggctcttatgcaagagtcagctctagcacgtgctcataGGTAagttgtgagagtgaaaggtgggtcATATGTTGATAAAGTATTACATTTTTATAGCCAACTATTATACATGCTAGCTACAAGTTAGCTATAGCTGACATGGCAACttgcttatagccaacaaccggctctactattggaattgctcttagaGCTCTTCTAAGATGTTGATTGAGTAAAGGAACAATTTGGCATTTTCCTTCAGGTCTGTGCCTAAATGTAATTACATTTTTCGTTTTGCTCAATTTGTTTTCCTTGTGTACACTAGTCTTTGGATTTTTTGCTCGTGTATGCGTACATATATAACATGGTTAAGGGCATTCAAAAGCACGCCGTAgttttgtttttttcttttttcctataAGCACCGTCCTATTTATGAATCATCTTCATAACTATTAGAGCTGTTACATCGACTGATCCAATGAGCAATGATCACCCAGTATCTCTATCAGGTGACCCTGGATCATTATATCCACACCACAATCATAGAAATCGCTACACAATCACCAGCACCCAATGCTATCTTCGGGCGTGTGCTTTTGTCAAACTTCTACACCAAGAGCAAGTTCAGCACATGCGTCCTGATGATTGACGCCGTACCTGATCGAGTTGATCACGCAACCGGCGGCCAGTGCGCTGAATCCTTGGACGTGTCCAGCGATGTCGGCGGTATCCACTGCCAGAACGCGGCCGGCGGTGGGTAGCCTGCGGCGTAAGCAGGGACGAACTTGCCGGCCTGGGCATACGCTGCCGCCGGGTGGAAGTGTGGCGGCGCCATGGCAGCCGGGTGCGGAATGAACTGTTGTGGAGCGGCCGCAGCACTGACGCCCTTGAGCATTTGCTCCAGCCTCTCCCTCTCcgccttcagcttcgtcttctcgTCTCGCAGCTCCGATTTCTCTGACTGCAGACACACAGAACCATTAAGAATCCTGAACTTTTCTTTCCACCGAATGGTATCCGGGTGTGACCGTGTGACAGTGGGTGCAAGTGCAGTGTTTCGATGTTTACCTTGAGGCTCTTGATGGAGTCCTGGAGTGACTCGTTCGACGTCTTGAGCTTCTCAGCCTCGGCACGCAATTGTTCAAGGAGGCGAGCGGCATCGCTGAGGATGGCGACCTTGTCGGCCTTGGGCGGCTTCCCGGGCTCCAAGACTGCGCAGAGCTCATTGAACCTGGCCATAGAGGTGGATCAGAGCTGATCAGATTTGGTGGGCAACTGCCGAACATGTCCAACAACTGAAGCAATGGAAGATTAGAATTGCCAGCCACAGAACTGAAACTTCAAAGCTCCGCAACATACCTTTCGTTGAGCCTGTCTCGCCGGAGCTTCTCGCGGCAGGCCTTGGTGCCAGGCGGTGCGCTCGACTCTGGACGGGGTCTGCGGATTGCAAAAAAATAAAACGTCAGATGAGGGTGACGCTCAGTAGAATCTGGTTCCTGAAGCTTGCAAAATGCGATGGGAATCAGCATCCGTGACCACTAATAGATGTGTCCAGCAATCGTGCTAATTCTGACCGTCTGCTGACTTAAAAGCTGAAAAATAGCACTGTAAATCATGCTTTGACAAGGGGAAAATAAAAATAGCCAGCTCCGTAGCTTCCAAAATAAAGTCCAATGATGAGTCACGTATCAAGTCGTCAGCTAATTATTGGACTCGAACTTATCTAGTAGTACAAATGTTTCCAGCAACCTGTAATCGGTTACTTTTGTGAGCTACCTGTGAGTCAAGTTTGCTAGCCACCCACCAGAGAAGAGGTCCAGACTGGCGTTCTCCCAACTACTACTGCTATATACTCTAAAAAGAACTACAGTACTACCGCAATCTTTCTCATCAATCGAATCAGAAAGGCCAGAACAATCCAAGCAGGAGAACCATCAATCACAAGGCTAGCTTAGAAGCTAGAAATCTGAAGAGAGCAAAGAATATTACCTCTTCTTGGCGCCGGAGTTGTCCTGGCCACCGTCGTCCCTTCTGGGAGCATCAAACCCCAATATCACGCTGCGGGACAATCAGCCCAATCAATCACCGGCACCATGCAATTATCCAGAGTTGTTCCAAGCCAAGAAGAGGGAGAATAGCGGAATCGAAGGGGAGAGAGCTGACCTGGAGACGGGCGGGTCGTCGACCATGTAGATGAACTCGGAGCCCTGGATCTCCTCCTCCACGAGGCCGTAGTCCAGCAGCCACGCGTTGTTGCCCCCGCAGCTCATCGCGGCGACAGACCAGGTCAAATCCCGAGAACCCCGGCTGTTATCCGGGGGATGGCAGATGTtttgaggcggaggcggcggtggcgtGGGGAGGGCACGAGCCGGGGAGGGAGACGGGAGATCGGGACGGCGGGGGGAAATGAGTTGATAAATCGACCTGCGGTGTTTGTTggccttttggcgccaccaaagcaGCACGCAAGGCAAGACGCAACTTGGTGGGTTGTGGCCTTTGGCGAATTGTAAAATGCACAGTGGTGACGACGGACGTCGGGTCGCGGCCAATGCGGGCGCTCGCGTACGCTGAGCCGCTGGTTTTTTTATCGGGCGAGTTGGGTCGGGTGGGAGAAGCTTCGTCTTTATTCTGTTTATTTACTGCTTGGTGCCCTGCGCAGTGCGTGTCTGCAGTTTATTCATTCCTGAGAtgcttttttttaaaaaattccaCTGTAATCAACAGCGGTACAATAAAAGTTATAATTATTACAAATAGGTAATAGCACAAGCTGAAGGGGCGTCGTCATTCTTGTCCCGTCGTGAACAGAGCCGAGCAAACGAGCAAAGCTTGCCGTAGTAGATCTTGTTGTAGTAGATAGTTGTGATATGGTCGTGCTAAGTGCTCAAACGACAAACGCACCAAATCTGCAACCATCGCCGCACCAAAGCACCATCGTCAAAAATGACAAccatagatcggaagagactggCATGAAACCATATCAACAAATACGAAACCAACTGGATCCTAAGATATCCGTCGGGCAGACGACTACACGCGCCCTCCGCCAGTGCTAAACGCACCATCGGGGCGAGGATAGGGAGGGGAGGATGTTATTCTGACTTCAGAATGTAACTGTCGCCTCACCATCCTGAAAAATAGACTAAAAAGAACGGAAACTCCCCGCCGGCGAGGGTCTGTGGTCCGCAAAACCTCCAAGGCCCTAAGGCCACTAGCGGCGGAGCAAACCTCCGACGTCTCCGTCGAGGAGAATGGaacctgttgtgggtatacttcatgggtgtaccatcgacagtgcctagatccggcaagcccggatggcccatagacggtgatgtggcatggggcccatcgggcggcccagttgctgttgatcatgaaggatgaagtccagcccaggatcaggaagccggatcctaaccgaccttcggACGAAGCCGGATCCATTGAGGcccataaggaacccggatccagtatgacgtagatggaaggcggatccttgacgtacacgacaaCAAATTGTACCGtacttaggcaacctgtaatccggctaggactctccatgtaaaccctagatccgtgcgcctatataagccggatcccgggagccctagaggcacaaccacaactcattgtaacaacgcgaaagcgtccagataattccagacaagcagcagtaggccttgccatcgtgcaggtggtccgaagctgggtaaatcgcgtaccaccgtcccaggGACTCTTCGCCCAATggaccctacttcttctcccctccatgaggatccctcctctggagtaccgtcgaataggcaacgacagttggcgcccaccgtggggccagcggtgtctggaggccggaaccgggaggtttctaccttcggaggcatcggcgacaccatcgccgtggggcgcgtcaAGTACGCCGGGAACTTTCCAATTGTCCCTGAGGACGAGtggtggattccggctaagacaaaccccgtcaagctctccatcatcccgatcggcgggatacacctcttcatcggcgagaccgtcgattccgacgggaacggactggtaagtaacgctgacgcgaccgccgctgagcaggacgcagtcgcgaagattcgATCTGAGTCGCGGGAACTTCCTaacgaagattccgccttagatctggaaaaatcaaaatccacccaatccgcccctgagcaggaactaaaggtggaagaccaatgcagatccgcctgggtctcccaggtgttagagaagcaaaggtgtcacttcgtacacttcatagcccataccgcaggagccgcccctcaagaagccggagcgGGCCCCATGCAGGTCGAGACACCGGAAAACAGCaacgctccggatcagcaggaggctgtcggagaaagcgacgctccgggtgaataatcgatcctgggcaacctaagccc
This Lolium perenne isolate Kyuss_39 chromosome 1, Kyuss_2.0, whole genome shotgun sequence DNA region includes the following protein-coding sequences:
- the LOC127322355 gene encoding transcription factor ILR3 is translated as MSCGGNNAWLLDYGLVEEEIQGSEFIYMVDDPPVSSVILGFDAPRRDDGGQDNSGAKKRPRPESSAPPGTKACREKLRRDRLNERFNELCAVLEPGKPPKADKVAILSDAARLLEQLRAEAEKLKTSNESLQDSIKSLKSEKSELRDEKTKLKAERERLEQMLKGVSAAAAPQQFIPHPAAMAPPHFHPAAAYAQAGKFVPAYAAGYPPPAAFWQWIPPTSLDTSKDSAHWPPVA